In the Gossypium arboreum isolate Shixiya-1 chromosome 10, ASM2569848v2, whole genome shotgun sequence genome, one interval contains:
- the LOC108487531 gene encoding uncharacterized protein LOC108487531, producing MDFWHKMIFPVRRFWFTVSSPLKARKNGAGLLKLRDDIQTCGYQDVQVMWEMLRRSETEHHHHHHPKRKQRPFWRVFVWSSSNNTSSSTSLSADHA from the exons ATGGATTTTTGGCATAAGATGATTTTCCCTGTTCGTAGATTTTGGTTTACTGTTTCTTCTCCTCTCAAAGCTCGCAAAAACG GTGCAGGGCTATTGAAACTACGTGATGATATACAAACATGTGGGTACCAAGATGTGCAGGTGATGTGGGAGATGCTGAGAAGATCCGAAACtgagcatcatcatcatcatcatcccaAGCGCAAGCAACGACCCTTTTGGCGAGTTTTTGTATGGTCTTCTTCTAACAACACTTCTTCATCCACATCCTTGTCGGCCGATCATGCTTGA